In the Mytilus galloprovincialis chromosome 10, xbMytGall1.hap1.1, whole genome shotgun sequence genome, one interval contains:
- the LOC143048726 gene encoding uncharacterized protein LOC143048726 isoform X1, with translation MVECIVEFDYEAEQPDELSIKVGQILKNVLTEDGGWWEGELDGKKGMFPDNFVKIIEKKDKAVEKREKHEDPKRDIKTQQRTSVRDLASKIKDGIPVGASQRKKESHQAVIKRAKVLYSYEPDNEDELKLDIDDVVEVFKQEEEGWWEGSLHGKVGVFPSNFVQVIEEIEPTAKQDHIPEEKPKEPPQAEPKTKKIVGGVGLGNIFDGGPIKLRSATRSKVPPPEQETKPEEPSHHPTSVPKKDKQDRPPAEQATPLYTDQRSPSPFSDISGSFFHTVYDSETELDILPETIVSIQDLNMLQYSEILSKKSIVNSDVNVCVVDVHNSYLGETTSQLHPELESVLKISKLPEFPDEEEYLIEYADIEPDKGKRRNYPDVGSFKLTDFLSRSSLTNANSNNSKSLHETTVKDRTSSLHNNWTVPNIEPMKMSQIEVTKVKKKKSLLPKVSLNLFSKKTKSAKDTSVAFSNKISPIPSTTDTTDNKFSLIPSTSDMMDMEDKIKLEEELTTGHKGIEGYTVDDFTTKETQKYHTNDLQSKSTENIFSNLSVEDLAVIGEIDRERKCSHFRKVARVHQSAPNIKYHHSSQTDKPVDNKQVHEENYLATLNDCGHLSPFMKVIATKYKLFDIKDPSQKQSLGHRSVTLPRDLKLNNNSIDSEVDTVCDDNPFVSMLSGKFSPGRGESDQSSKKKKSPRSKSVSVAKKRSATGDSLGSPCNKVLLMTEREFINDYVDNVLDDVVEELKDEGLGKSKDTNDIFCHHKEEFDRIRAQFESGVVEEAVGGTSPISVPTLAMLCLDVLDDWEKRFIKQWKKKYDISSYTPPRQETSSYIDPDKYSNFSCPSTAATKSDVYEPYCDSRLSLTGDSLSETSFSRGIDSYSLDMSVNESYKWTGPWVSPAPTRRDLTVYPKQLLLKQGQNISTMSNCSNQSTQTASFDMSLSDSINISGNQRLVQTRNVSTSPIQELLMADLSMEENISNNSSDYCEGSPRVSSKPRYSSSPIANIPNLDLSSEKQDSDTLQEQVQFNGRKSDTIPRGKSYSSIQHSHNSSRVQRSRTLNYLSDLAQSLAETRKKRFAFKHLFLGHDQNPVKLLSFKKLSESVTRASKTKEPVKICDKSLDGVNKTCVGGKKTNKSLGTTRSPAKKLKQISNMKSCFPFEDFSTNDTYFNRILDEDKVESSYGSPPQIFDHFGKFKVSYENQQPHFDFQQVECKGRKFEFCSKYENLISCHGDKNCSAKTESFSNLEEHIDRQNEIQPSPRLYTTDKQTPEFVEPVQFLDNSTESEGPYLRIDKQGNYVLYEYPEDPVPTDDNLNHDFIKDNSQDLIEDELSPDSLSFMSSLTREIKQHDFTDTPKADDNCSNLNAFLQEALKPLDELLSDESSIEDLSDYHMSPTRWHCIPSDFPSFVSFRENEESFESDTNDDYPEPDEASMLFVTDEADNYPEPDYTSKYHTLKVEKSVSKENSIQEVLEDDRESCKAPDKSENLDDEQKDRHCKETLDDWLNYNQVVSEYMAPDRKERYPTFTFVTPHKTQQSEKGDNPVRMVESEERLWTNEQMETPCSTPGPHIYSTPGPYVYRSPEPNTCDNTFVSVSDMSFNDSRGCTPYFTDDPDTTLEDPVLANTNNNDLVTDDNNNISIEGSFNYVDLDHVLVTITEEDDTLEV, from the exons TGGAATGCATAGTGGAGTTTGACTATGAAGCAGAGCAACCAGATGAACTAAGCATTAAAGTtggtcaaattttaaaaaatgtattaacaGAAGACGGAGGATGGTGGGAAGGGGAGCTAGATGGAAAGAAAGGGATGTTCCCAGATAATTTTGTGAAG ATAATTGAGAAGAAAGATAAAGCTGTTGAGAAACGTGAGAAACATGAAGACCCTAAAAGAGATATAAAGACCCAGCAGAGAACATCTGTCAGAGATTTAGCCAGCAAGATCAAAGATGGTATACCTGTTGGTGCCTCACAGAGGAAAAAGG AATCTCACCAAGCAGTGATCAAAAGAGCCAAAGTTTTATATTCCTACGAGCCTGACAACGAAGATGAATTAAAGCTAGACATAGACGATGTTGTTGAGGTTTTCAAACAG gAAGAAGAGGGCTGGTGGGAAGGATCACTACATGGGAAAGTTGGTGTTTTCCCATCAAACTTTGTACAAGTTATAGAAGAAATAGAACCAACAGCTAAACAAGACCACATTCCAG agGAAAAGCCAAAAGAACCACCACAAGCAGAACCAAAGACAAAGAAGATCGTAGGTGGCGTTGGTCTGGGAAATATATTTGATGGAGGACCTATCAAACTACGGTCAGCAACAAGATCTAAAGTTCCACCACCAGAACAG GAAACAAAGCCAGAAGAACCAAGTCATCATCCAACAAGTGTGCCAAAGAAAGATAAACAAG ACAGACCTCCTGCAGAGCAAGCCACACCCCTTTATACAGATCAGAGATCACCTAGTCCTTTCTCTGATATTTCTGGAAGTTTTTTCCATACTGTTTATGACTCTGAAACTGAATTAGATATTTTGCCAGAAACTATAGTATCTATTCAGGACCTGAACATGCTTCAGTATTCTGAAATCTTATCTAAAAAATCTATTGTAAATTCTGATGTAAATGTATGTGTTGTTGATGTACATAATTCATATCTAGGGGAGACAACTTCTCAATTACACCCAGAATTGGAGTCAGTTTTGAAGATTTCCAAACTTCCTGAGTTTCCTGATGAAGAGGAGTATCTGATAGAATATGCTGATATAGAACCTGACAAAGGGAAGAGGAGAAATTATCCTGATGTGGGATCATTTAAACTCACTGATTTCTTGTCCAGGAGTAGTTTGACTAATGCTAACAGTAACAACTCTAAAAGTCTGCATGAAACAACAGTGAAAGATAGAACATCATCCCTGCATAACAATTGGACTGTTCCAAATATTGAACCAATGAAAATGTCCCAAATAGAGGTTACAAaggtcaaaaagaaaaaaagtcttTTGCCCAAAGTTAGTTTAAATCTTTTTAGCAAGAAAACAAAATCAGCTAAGGATACATCTGTAGCCTTCAGTAATAAGATTTCACCAATACCAAGTACTACCGACACAACAGATAATAAGTTTTCACTAATACCTAGTACTTCTGACATGATGGATATGGAGGACAAAATTAAACTGGAGGAAGAATTGACCACTGGTCATAAGGGGATAGAGGGTTATACTGTGGATGATTTCACTACAAAGGAGACACAGAAATATCACACTAATGACCTTCAATCAAAGTCAACGGAAAACATCTTCAGTAACCTCAGTGTGGAAGATTTAGCAGTAATTGGGGAAATCGACAGAGAAAGAAAATGTTCTCATTTCAGAAAGGTAGCTAGAGTTCACCAGTCTGCTCCTAATATCAAATACCATCATTCCTCACAAACTGACAAGCCTGTAGACAACAAACAAGTCCACGAAGAGAATTACTTAGCTACATTAAATGATTGTGGACATTTATCTCCCTTTATGAAAGTCATTGCCactaaatataaactttttgatATAAAAGACCCAAGTCAAAAGCAGAGTTTAGGACACAGATCTGTAACCTTACCTCGAGACTTGAAGTTAAACAATAATTCCATTGACAGTGAGGTTGACACAGTATGTGATGATAATCCTTTTGTTTCCATGCTATCTGGGAAGTTTTCACCTGGGAGAGGAGAGTCTGATCAGTCGTCAAAGAAAAAGAAATCACCACGATCAAAGTCTGTATCAGTGGCAAAGAAACGATCAGCCACTGGTGATAGTCTGGGTAGTCCTTGTAATAAAGTCTTGTTAATGACTGAGAGAGAGTTTATTAATGATTATGTAGATAATGTCCTGGATGATGTTGTGGAGGAATTAAAAGATGAAGGTTTGGGAAAGTCCAAAGATACCAATGATATATTCTGTCACCACAAGGAAGAATTTGACAGGATTCGAGCTCAATTTGAGTCTGGAGTGGTAGAAGAAGCTGTAGGTGGAACTTCACCGATTTCAGTGCCAACCTTAGCAATGCTATGTTTAGATGTGCTGGATGATTGGGAAAAGCGATTCATCAAGCAGTGGAAGAAAAAGTATGACATCTCATCCTACACTCCTCCCAGACAGGAAACAAGCTCATATATTGATCCAGACAAGTACAGTAATTTTTCCTGTCCCTCGACAGCTGCCACCAAAAGCGATGTATATGAACCATACTGTGATAGTAGATTAAGCCTTACTGGGGACAGTCTATCTGAGACTTCATTCAGTAGAGGTATAGATAGTTACTCATTAGATATGTCAGTTAACGAGTCATATAAATGGACAGGACCATGGGTATCTCCAGCTCCAACCAGGAGAGATCTAACAGTATACCCAAAGCAGTTATTATTAAAACAAGGCCAAAATATATCCACAATGTCAAACTGTTCCAACCAGTCAACTCAAACTGCAAGTTTTGATATGTCACTTAGTGATTCTATAAACATCTCTGGCAATCAAAGACTGGTTCAAACAAGAAACGTCAGTACCTCTCCAATCCAAGAACTTCTAATGGCTGATCTAAGTATGGAAGAAAATATAAGTAACAACTCTTCAGATTATTGTGAAGGCTCTCCTCGTGTGTCATCGAAACCAAGATACTCAAGTTCTCCTATTGCCAACATACCAAACTTAGATTTGAGTTCTGAGAAACAGGATAGTGACACTCTTCAAGAGCAAGTACAGTTTAATGGCAGAAAATCAGATACAATTCCCAGAGGAAAGAGTTACTCATCAATACAACATAGTCACAATTCTAGTAGAGTGCAAAGGTCAAgaactttgaattatttatcaGATTTGGCACAAAGCTTGGCAGAGACCAGGAAAAAAAGATTTGCATTCAAACATTTGTTTCTTGGACATGATCAGAATCCAGTTAAACTattgtcatttaaaaaattgtcagAATCTGTGACAAGAGCCAGTAAAACTAAGGAACCAGTAAAGATTTGTGATAAATCGTTGGATGGTGTAAACAAAACTTGTGTGGGCGGAAAGAAGACAAATAAGTCATTGGGTACAACGAGGAGTCCAGCTAAGAAGCTTAAACAAATTAGTAACATGAAATCCTGTTTTCCTTTTGAAGATTTCAGCACAAATGATACATATTTCAACAGAATCTTGGATGAGGACAAGGTAGAAAGTAGTTATGGTAGTCCTCCACAAATATTTGATCACTTTGGAAAATTTAAGGTGTCCTATGAAAACCAACAACCACACTTTGATTTTCAGCAAGTTGAATGCAAGGGAAGAAAATTTGAATTCTGTAGCAAGTACGAAAATTTAATCAGTTGTCATGGTGATAAGAATTGTTCTGCCAAAACTGAAAGTTTTTCTAACTTGGAAGAACACATAGATCGACAGAATGAAATCCAACCAAGTCCAAGGTTATACACAACAGATAAACAAACCCCAGAGTTTGTAGAACCTGTACAGTTCTTAGACAATTCTACCGAGTCTGAAGGTCCCTACCTCAGGATTGATAAACAAGGTAATTACGTGTTATATGAATACCCTGAGGATCCTGTTCCCACTGATGACAACTTGAACCATGATTTTATAAAGGACAACAGCCAGGATTTGATAGAGGATGAACTGTCACCTGATTCGCTCAGTTTTATGTCAAGTTTAACACGAGAAATAAAACAACACGATTTCACTGACACTCCCAAAGCTGATGACAATTGTAGCAACTTGAATGCTTTCCTTCAGGAAGCCTTAAAACCTTTGGACGAGTTATTATCTGATGAGTCTAGCATAGAGGATCTGTCGGACTATCATATGTCACCCACCAGATGGCATTGTATACCGTCTGACTTCCCTAGTTTTGTATCGTTCAGAGAGAATGAGGAGTCATTTGAGTCTGATACTAATGATGATTATCCAGAACCAGATGAAGCTTCTATGTTATTTGTTACAGATGAAGCGGATAATTACCCTGAACCTGATTATACTTCCAAGTACCACACtttgaaagttgaaaaatctgtTTCAAAGGAGAATTCGATACAGGAAGTTTTAGAGGATGATAGAGAAAGTTGTAAAGCGCCGGACAAATCTGAAAATTTAGATGATGAGCAGAAAGACAGACATTGCAAGGAGACGCTAGATGATTGGTTGAATTACAATCAGGTTGTGTCAGAATATATGGCCCCTGATAGAAAGGAGAGATATCCAACCTTTACATTTGTTACACCTCACAAAACACAACAGTCAGAGAAGGGAGATAATCCTGTGAGAATGGTAGAATCTGAGGAAAGATTATGGACAAATGAACAAATGGAAACCCCTTGTTCTACACCAGGACCTCACATTTACTCAACCCCCGGACCATATGTTTATCGCAGCCCAGAACCTAACACATGTGACAACACGTTTGTCTCTGTTTCTGACATGTCGTTCAATGATTCCCGTGGCTGTACTCCGTATTTTACCGATGATCCTGATACTACTTTAGAAGATCCTGTCCTAGCTAACACTAATAACAATGATCTGGTTACAGATGACAACAATAACATATCTATAGAAGGCAGCTTTAACTATGTGGACTTGGATCATGTATTGGTGACCATCACTGAGGAGGATGATACCTTAGAAGTTTAG